A DNA window from Hordeum vulgare subsp. vulgare chromosome 1H, MorexV3_pseudomolecules_assembly, whole genome shotgun sequence contains the following coding sequences:
- the LOC123414116 gene encoding uncharacterized protein LOC123414116 gives MHQSRCSPRQNSSIYTQDMPGRADPSQPSSYQSHSQRRQSQAEQKQAAMGNSLRCCLACMLPCGALDVVRVVHLSGHVDELTCPLIASDVLAAHPSHALTAAGSAGAARRIVIVSPDSELKRGRIYFLIPTACSAPAAELKRPKPGHGACESKTKKRHGHHDGHRKSGAAVAAAASTAEQDNYLRELLTEKRETSHRRRRSSSARSGVWRPRLESIAEEPSD, from the coding sequence ATGCACCAAAGTAGATGCTCCCCACGCCAAAACAGCTCTATATATACACAAGACATGCCGGGCCGGGCCGACCCAAGCCAGCCTTCATCATACCAGTCTCACAGCCAAAGAAGACAGAGCCAAGCAGAGCAGAAGCAGGCGGCAATGGGGAACAGCCTGCGGTGCTGCCTGGCGTGCATGCTCCCCTGCGGCGCGCTGGACGTCGTCCGCGTGGTGCACCTCAGCGGCCACGTGGACGAGTTAACCTGCCCGCTCATCGCCTCCGACGTGCTCGCGGCGCACCCCAGCCACGCGCTCACCGCCGCGGGCTCCGCCGGCGCCGCCAGGAGGATCGTCATCGTGTCGCCCGACTCCGAGCTCAAGCGCGgccgcatctacttcctcatcccCACGGCGTGCTCCGCGCCGGCGGCCGAGCTGAAGCGGCCGAAGCCCGGCCACGGCGCGTGCGAGTCCAAGACGAAGAAGCGCCACGGTCACCACGACGGCCACCGCAAGAGCGGCGCGGCGGTGGCCGCCGCGGCGAGCACGGCGGAGCAGGACAACTACCTGCGGGAGCTGCTCACCGAGAAGCGGGAGACTAGCCACCGGCGGCGGCGCAGCAGCAGCGCCCGCTCCGGCGTGTGGCGGCCGCGGCTCGAGAGCATtgcggaggagccctcggactag